The stretch of DNA CAAGAGCGACCCTGCCCCGGTCATCGTCAGCCAGTCCCCATACTCAGGTAGCTTGACGGGCAAAGGAGGGGTCAGGTATTCTGAACTCGAGGAACTTCTCCGAAGGGGGTATATCGTCGCCTCCTCCGATCGACGCGACGTCCCCAAATACAAGTTTCCGGCGCCGATCGAGGACGCGAAGTGCGCCGTTCGCTATTTGCGCGCCAACGCAGCTGCGTACCACCTCGACCCCAACCGGATTGGCGCGTGGGGCTGCAGCACCGGAGGCTGGCTCGCGGAAATGCTTGCGTTGACCGATGTCAGTGCGGGGCTGGAGGGCACGGGCGGGTTCGCCGAACAGTCCAGTCGCGTGCAGGCAGCGGTGTCGATGGATGGCGCCGGGGTTGATTTCTCCGACCTCCCCTCTGGCTTGAAGTTTTATTTTGGCGATATCTCGCCCCAAGACCCACTAATCGCCAACGTCAGTTCTCTAACCCATATCTCGAAGGACGATCCGCCCTTCTTGCTTTTCGTGTCCGAGGCCGACAATTATGTGCCGGCGGGCCAAACGAAGAGCGACATCCAGCGGTTGTACGATGGGTTGACCGCCGCGGGAGTGCCCGCCACGCTGGTGGTGGTGAAAGGCGCCGGCCACTGCTTCGCAGGGGCCCCGGACCCGTCGCTCCCGGAAATTGCGACAATGGTCGGCGATTTCTTTGACCAGAATCTAAAGTAAAACCGGCGGCCCCAACCAAGAAGAATCAAATGCCAAAATCAATCACCATAGACCCGTCGGAAGTACGGCGGCGTTCCATCCTCACGACTCCAGAAATCCCCCTCAATGCCTATATCCCTGACCCGCCGGCCGAAGCCAAGAAGTTTGGCCGGGAGGATTTGGTGCGGATGTATCGCGACATGGTCTACATCCGCGAATTTGAGACGATGCTGGATCGCATTAAGAAAGAGGGGCGGTATCAAGGCATCGAATACAACCACCTCGGCCCGGCCCACCTGTCCATCGGCCAGGAGGCGGTGGCCGTCGGGCAGTGCTATCCCCTCACGCCCGACGATTTCATCTTCGGCTCGCATCGCAGTCACGGCGAAATTCTGGCCAAGAGTTTCGCCGCCATCGCCCAGCTCGACGACGAGACTCTCCTG from Chloroflexota bacterium encodes:
- a CDS encoding alpha/beta hydrolase, with protein sequence KSDPAPVIVSQSPYSGSLTGKGGVRYSELEELLRRGYIVASSDRRDVPKYKFPAPIEDAKCAVRYLRANAAAYHLDPNRIGAWGCSTGGWLAEMLALTDVSAGLEGTGGFAEQSSRVQAAVSMDGAGVDFSDLPSGLKFYFGDISPQDPLIANVSSLTHISKDDPPFLLFVSEADNYVPAGQTKSDIQRLYDGLTAAGVPATLVVVKGAGHCFAGAPDPSLPEIATMVGDFFDQNLK